A single genomic interval of Celeribacter indicus harbors:
- the trbE gene encoding conjugal transfer protein TrbE, giving the protein MMKLAEYRRTASRLADYLPWVALVGEGVVLNKDGSFQRTAKFRGPDLDSAVAAELVAVAGRLNNAFRRLGSGWAIFVEAQRSEASTYPLSTFPDAASALVDAERKADFEDEGSHFVSSYFLTLLWLPPAEDAARSESWLYEGRETSGVNPWEQVRGFIDRTDRVLALLDGFMPDCHWLDDAATLTYLHSTISTNRHRVRVPEVPVYLDALLPDQPLAGGLEPRLGDHHLRVLTITGFPGATTPGLLDELNRVAFPYRWSTRAILIDKLDATKLLTRIRRQWFAKRKSIAAILKEVMTNEQSALVDTDAANKAADADMALQELGADVAGMAYVTATITVWDEDVRRADEKLRLVEKIVQSRDFSVMVETVNAVDAWLGSLPGHAYANVRQPPISTLNLAHMIPLSAVWAGPEKDEHFGDSPLLYARTEGSTPFRFSLHVGDVGHTLVVGPTGAGKSVLLALMALQFRRYPRSQVFAFDFGGSIRAASLAMGGDWHDLGGELTDADENSVSLQPLARIHETSERAWAADWIVAILTRENIQITPDVKEHIWTALTSLASAPVGERTMTGLAVLMQSNDLKQALRAYCVGGPYGRLLDAETEQLGSADVQAFEIEGLVGTGAAPAVLSYLFHRIGDRLDGRPTLLIIDEGWLALDDDAFAEQLREWLKTLRKKNASVIFATQSLSDIDGSAIAPAIIESCPTRLLLPNERAIEPQITAIYRRFGLNDRQIEILARATPKRDYYCQSRRGNRLFELGLSDVGLALCAASAKSDQALIAEICAEHGRDGFLAAWLKAHGLDWAADLIPDLTNLAIDAEGASPASGVVEDTEPALKEEEITS; this is encoded by the coding sequence ATGATGAAACTCGCAGAATACCGCCGCACCGCGTCGCGTCTTGCCGACTACCTGCCCTGGGTGGCGCTGGTCGGGGAGGGCGTGGTCCTCAACAAGGACGGCTCGTTTCAGAGGACGGCGAAATTTCGGGGTCCCGATCTCGACAGTGCCGTCGCGGCCGAACTGGTCGCGGTGGCAGGACGGCTGAACAACGCCTTCCGCCGCCTCGGGTCCGGGTGGGCGATCTTCGTGGAAGCACAGCGCTCCGAGGCCTCGACCTATCCGCTGAGCACCTTCCCGGATGCGGCTTCCGCGCTGGTCGATGCCGAGCGCAAGGCCGATTTCGAGGACGAGGGGAGCCACTTCGTATCCAGCTATTTCCTGACCCTCCTCTGGCTCCCGCCCGCCGAGGATGCAGCACGTTCAGAATCCTGGCTCTATGAGGGCCGCGAAACCTCAGGTGTGAACCCCTGGGAACAGGTGCGCGGTTTCATCGACCGTACCGATCGCGTGCTGGCGCTGCTCGACGGCTTCATGCCGGACTGCCACTGGCTCGATGACGCCGCTACGCTCACCTACCTGCATTCGACGATCTCGACCAACCGGCATCGCGTGCGCGTGCCCGAGGTGCCCGTCTATCTCGACGCGCTCTTACCCGACCAGCCGCTGGCCGGTGGGCTGGAGCCGCGTCTGGGTGATCATCACCTCCGCGTTCTGACGATTACCGGCTTTCCCGGCGCCACGACCCCGGGCCTGCTCGACGAGCTGAACCGGGTGGCCTTTCCCTATCGCTGGTCGACCCGGGCCATCCTCATAGACAAGCTGGATGCAACCAAGCTGCTGACCCGGATACGTCGTCAGTGGTTTGCCAAGCGTAAGAGCATCGCCGCGATCCTCAAGGAGGTGATGACCAACGAGCAATCCGCGCTGGTCGATACAGATGCCGCGAACAAGGCCGCTGATGCGGACATGGCCCTGCAGGAACTCGGCGCGGATGTGGCTGGCATGGCCTATGTCACGGCCACGATCACGGTCTGGGACGAGGACGTCCGCCGCGCCGACGAGAAGCTGCGGCTGGTCGAGAAGATCGTCCAGTCCCGCGATTTCAGCGTCATGGTCGAGACGGTCAATGCGGTCGATGCCTGGCTCGGAAGTCTGCCCGGACATGCCTATGCCAATGTCCGCCAGCCACCGATCAGCACATTGAATCTTGCCCATATGATTCCGCTTTCGGCGGTCTGGGCGGGGCCGGAAAAGGATGAGCATTTCGGCGACTCTCCATTGCTCTACGCCAGGACCGAAGGCTCTACCCCGTTCCGGTTTTCTCTTCATGTCGGCGATGTTGGTCACACCCTCGTCGTGGGCCCGACTGGGGCGGGCAAGTCCGTGCTGCTGGCACTGATGGCGCTTCAGTTTCGGCGGTATCCGCGCAGCCAGGTCTTCGCCTTCGACTTCGGCGGTTCGATCCGTGCCGCCTCGCTCGCCATGGGCGGCGACTGGCATGACCTCGGCGGAGAGCTGACCGACGCGGACGAGAACTCCGTCTCGCTACAGCCGCTGGCCCGCATTCACGAGACGTCGGAGCGTGCCTGGGCGGCTGACTGGATCGTCGCCATCCTGACGCGCGAGAACATCCAGATCACTCCGGATGTGAAGGAACATATCTGGACGGCACTGACCTCGCTGGCCTCGGCCCCTGTGGGCGAGCGGACCATGACCGGCCTCGCGGTCCTGATGCAGTCCAACGATCTGAAGCAGGCGCTGCGTGCCTATTGCGTCGGTGGACCCTATGGCCGGCTGCTCGATGCCGAGACCGAACAGCTGGGGTCGGCGGATGTGCAGGCCTTCGAGATTGAGGGGTTGGTGGGAACCGGTGCGGCGCCCGCGGTCCTCTCATACCTGTTCCACCGGATCGGTGATCGGCTCGATGGACGCCCCACGCTGCTCATCATCGACGAGGGCTGGCTCGCACTCGATGACGATGCCTTCGCGGAGCAGCTCCGCGAATGGCTGAAGACGCTGAGGAAGAAGAATGCTTCGGTGATCTTCGCGACGCAGAGCCTCAGCGACATCGACGGCAGCGCCATCGCGCCTGCGATCATCGAAAGTTGCCCGACGCGGCTCCTGCTGCCGAACGAGCGGGCCATCGAGCCCCAGATCACGGCCATCTATCGCCGCTTCGGCCTCAATGACCGGCAGATCGAGATCCTCGCACGTGCTACGCCCAAGCGCGACTACTACTGCCAGTCGCGGCGCGGCAACCGGCTGTTCGAGCTGGGTCTCAGCGACGTTGGGCTCGCGCTCTGCGCGGCTTCCGCCAAATCGGATCAGGCGCTGATCGCCGAGATCTGCGCTGAGCACGGCCGAGACGGCTTCCTCGCCGCCTGGCTGAAGGCGCATGGCCTGGATTGGGCCGCCGATCTGATCCCCGACCTCACCAATCTCGCCATCGACGCAGAGGGCGCATCTCCGGCCTCCGGCGTCGTTGAGGACACCGAACCTGCCCTGAAAGAAGAGGAGATCACATCATGA
- a CDS encoding VirB3 family type IV secretion system protein, translating to MAVSFEALDAVPGFSVPVHRALTEPILLGGAPRSVAILNGTLAGAVGLGLQLWLVGILIWAVGHIAAVWAARRDPLFVEVARRHLRIPGHLSV from the coding sequence ATGGCGGTGAGTTTTGAGGCCCTCGACGCGGTGCCGGGGTTCAGCGTGCCGGTTCACCGTGCGCTGACCGAGCCGATCCTGCTCGGCGGCGCACCGCGCTCGGTTGCCATTCTGAATGGCACGCTCGCCGGTGCGGTCGGCCTCGGGCTTCAGCTCTGGCTTGTAGGGATCCTGATCTGGGCCGTCGGCCACATCGCTGCTGTCTGGGCGGCCAGGCGCGATCCGCTCTTCGTCGAGGTCGCCCGCCGCCATTTGCGCATTCCCGGTCATCTCTCGGTGTGA
- a CDS encoding TrbC/VirB2 family protein, which translates to MIRHTLRIRRHIATAATATYVSLFIAPAAHASGSSMPWEAPLQSILDSVEGPVAKIVAVIIIIVTGLTLAFGDTGGGFRRLIQIVFGISIAFAASSFFLSFFSFGGGALI; encoded by the coding sequence ATGATCCGTCACACCCTGCGCATTCGGCGCCACATCGCCACTGCGGCCACCGCCACCTATGTCAGCCTGTTCATCGCCCCGGCCGCTCATGCCTCCGGTTCTTCCATGCCCTGGGAAGCGCCTCTGCAATCCATCCTCGACTCCGTCGAGGGGCCGGTGGCCAAGATCGTGGCGGTGATCATCATCATCGTCACCGGTCTGACGCTGGCCTTCGGCGATACCGGCGGTGGCTTCCGGCGGCTGATCCAGATCGTATTCGGGATTTCCATCGCCTTTGCGGCCTCGTCCTTCTTCCTGAGCTTCTTCAGCTTCGGTGGCGGAGCGCTGATCTGA
- the trbB gene encoding P-type conjugative transfer ATPase TrbB, giving the protein MAKNDQRPEVIRRGARMLRTALGPAIAGFLDDPMIVEVMLNPDGRLWIDRLSEGLADSGKTLSAADGERIVRLVAHHVGVEVHSQSPRVSAELPETGERFEGLLPPVVAAPAFAIRKPAVAVFTLDDYVSAGIMTPTQAEALRQAVATRANILVAGGTSTGKTTLTNALLAEVAKTSDRVVIIEDTRELQCAAPNLVAMRTKDGVASLSDLVRSSLRLRPDRIPIGEVRGAEALDLLKAWGTGHPGGIGTVHAGTGIGALRRLEQLIQEAVVTVPRAMIAETIDFVAVLAGRGSARRLAELARVKGLGPDGDYRISPVISEPTTHEPGDLE; this is encoded by the coding sequence ATGGCAAAGAACGATCAGAGACCAGAGGTGATCCGGAGAGGCGCGCGGATGCTGCGCACCGCGCTCGGGCCGGCGATCGCCGGGTTTCTGGACGACCCCATGATCGTCGAGGTGATGCTCAACCCCGATGGGCGGCTCTGGATCGACCGACTTTCCGAGGGGCTGGCAGACAGCGGCAAGACGCTCAGCGCAGCCGATGGCGAGCGCATCGTTCGGCTGGTCGCCCATCATGTTGGCGTCGAAGTTCATAGCCAGTCCCCGCGAGTCTCTGCGGAGCTTCCGGAAACAGGCGAGCGTTTCGAGGGGCTCCTGCCACCCGTCGTCGCAGCCCCGGCCTTCGCCATCCGCAAGCCCGCTGTCGCTGTGTTCACGCTCGACGACTATGTCTCTGCTGGGATCATGACCCCGACGCAGGCCGAGGCGCTGCGCCAAGCAGTTGCGACCCGTGCCAATATCCTGGTGGCTGGTGGGACCTCGACCGGCAAGACCACGCTGACCAATGCGCTGCTCGCCGAGGTGGCCAAGACCTCTGATCGCGTCGTGATCATCGAGGACACCCGAGAACTGCAATGCGCCGCGCCGAACCTCGTGGCGATGCGTACCAAGGACGGTGTTGCCAGCCTGTCCGACCTGGTGCGCTCCTCGCTGCGTCTGCGCCCCGATCGTATTCCGATCGGTGAGGTGCGTGGCGCCGAGGCGCTGGACCTTCTCAAGGCCTGGGGCACGGGACATCCCGGCGGCATTGGCACCGTCCATGCCGGTACCGGGATCGGCGCGCTGCGTCGTCTCGAACAGCTCATCCAGGAAGCCGTCGTCACCGTGCCCCGCGCCATGATCGCGGAGACCATCGACTTCGTCGCTGTATTGGCCGGTCGAGGGTCCGCACGGCGTCTGGCTGAACTCGCCCGCGTCAAGGGCCTCGGGCCGGACGGCGACTACCGGATTTCACCTGTCATTTCAGAACCCACTACTCACGAACCAGGAGACCTCGAATGA
- a CDS encoding MFS transporter — MLRIPLRYLSILVSVALLVIGNGLQQTLVGLRAGIEGYAEETVGVMMSAYFVGFVFASIQAPRVIQRVGHIRAFAAFASAASAFALCFAIFVSPPVWIALRVAQGACWAGLIIIVESWLNASAERSWRGRVLAIYSIVMYAAWAASQPMVGLAPTSGFVLFAVVSICLSLALVPITLSRAGGPGVVLATRLELKRLFAISPTALAGAFVLGATVAAFFGMAPVASQQAGFTDTQTGTILSAALIGALVLQWPLGWLSDKADRRLIILCSSLAGLLAALLLGLLLSSAAQIVAVVLSFVLGGTLLPLYSVCLAEVNDRIDEGELIAAASGFVLVYGVGSAAGPFAASVTMGWVGPSGLFYFIVAILGLFAAYGTLRIRLREKTVIADKQPYVATPSTSHAALPLHPDAQDRATGEPAPR; from the coding sequence ATGCTTCGGATTCCTCTTAGATATCTCTCGATCCTCGTCAGCGTCGCCCTGCTGGTTATCGGTAACGGCCTTCAACAGACGCTGGTCGGTCTGCGCGCGGGCATCGAAGGATATGCCGAAGAAACGGTCGGCGTGATGATGTCGGCCTATTTCGTCGGGTTTGTATTCGCCTCGATTCAGGCGCCGCGGGTGATCCAGCGGGTCGGGCATATCCGCGCCTTCGCTGCTTTCGCTTCGGCCGCGTCTGCCTTTGCGCTTTGCTTTGCGATCTTCGTCTCGCCGCCGGTCTGGATCGCGCTCAGGGTTGCACAGGGTGCTTGTTGGGCCGGGCTGATCATCATCGTGGAAAGCTGGCTCAATGCCTCAGCGGAACGCAGTTGGCGCGGACGTGTGCTCGCGATCTATTCCATCGTGATGTACGCGGCCTGGGCGGCGAGCCAGCCGATGGTCGGACTGGCGCCGACATCGGGCTTCGTTCTTTTCGCCGTCGTGTCGATCTGCCTGTCACTGGCACTGGTCCCGATCACGCTCAGCCGCGCGGGCGGTCCGGGCGTCGTGCTTGCAACGCGCCTGGAACTGAAGCGCCTCTTCGCGATCTCGCCGACGGCCCTTGCTGGGGCCTTTGTATTGGGCGCAACGGTCGCGGCCTTTTTCGGGATGGCGCCGGTGGCGAGCCAGCAGGCCGGCTTCACAGATACTCAGACCGGCACAATCCTCTCGGCGGCCCTGATCGGGGCTCTGGTCTTGCAATGGCCTTTGGGCTGGCTGTCGGACAAGGCCGATCGCCGTCTCATCATCCTCTGCAGCAGCCTCGCCGGTCTTCTCGCCGCACTTCTGCTCGGCCTGCTCCTGTCGAGTGCTGCGCAGATAGTTGCGGTTGTATTGTCCTTCGTTCTAGGCGGCACGCTTCTGCCGCTTTATTCGGTCTGTCTGGCCGAGGTGAACGACCGGATCGACGAGGGCGAGCTGATTGCCGCGGCGAGCGGCTTTGTGTTGGTTTACGGGGTCGGCTCCGCCGCCGGACCGTTCGCGGCAAGCGTGACGATGGGATGGGTGGGACCGTCCGGCCTGTTCTACTTCATCGTTGCGATCCTGGGCCTGTTCGCAGCCTACGGCACCTTGCGTATCCGGCTTCGGGAAAAGACCGTCATCGCGGACAAGCAGCCCTACGTCGCCACGCCCAGCACCAGCCACGCGGCATTGCCATTGCATCCGGACGCGCAGGATCGGGCCACAGGAGAACCCGCGCCGCGGTGA
- the ftsH gene encoding ATP-dependent zinc metalloprotease FtsH, with product MDKKTQINFWYVLLAIFGVVLLRDLWVQSQTIAAIPYSQFEDYLGEGVIEEVVIGSDTIRGTFSEPQDGKTGFVATTVPADMIERLEEADITYTGAVENTWLTTLLSWVLPALVFVGIWIFFIRKFAERQGMGGFMSIGKSKAKIYVESDTKVGFDDVAGVDEAKQELEEIVEFLKDPEHYGGLGARMPKGVLLVGPPGTGKTLLAKAVAGEAGVPFYSISGSEFVEMFVGVGAARVRDLFEQARKAAPAIIFVDELDALGRSRAAGQHPGGGHDEREQTLNQLLTELDGFDPTEGVVLLAATNRPEILDPALLRAGRFDRQVLVDRPDRAGRVQILEVHMKKIKVADGVDPDQIAALTTGFSGADLANLVNEAALMATRRRATHVEMQDFTQAVERIVAGLEKKNRRLNEKEREIVAHHEMGHAIVGMALPGVDEVHKVSIIPRGIGALGYTIQRPTEDRYLMTREELENKIAVLLGGRAAEKIIYGHLSTGASDDLARATDIARSMVARYGMDDELGHVAYDTERGNFLGQGDQGSWLNRRYSDATAERMDQAVKDVIDSIFERTLALLDENRALLESSSAELLERETLEDADLKRIADGVKQPAEAA from the coding sequence ATGGACAAGAAAACACAGATCAATTTCTGGTATGTCCTGCTCGCGATCTTCGGGGTCGTTCTGCTTCGCGATCTCTGGGTGCAGTCCCAGACCATTGCCGCAATCCCCTACAGCCAGTTCGAGGATTATCTCGGTGAGGGTGTCATCGAGGAAGTCGTGATCGGCAGCGATACGATCCGCGGCACGTTCAGCGAGCCGCAGGACGGCAAGACCGGTTTTGTCGCCACCACCGTGCCCGCCGACATGATCGAGCGTCTTGAAGAGGCCGATATCACCTATACCGGGGCGGTCGAGAACACCTGGCTCACAACGCTGCTATCCTGGGTGCTGCCGGCGCTTGTCTTCGTCGGCATCTGGATTTTCTTCATCCGCAAGTTCGCCGAGCGGCAGGGGATGGGCGGCTTCATGTCGATCGGCAAGAGCAAGGCCAAGATCTATGTCGAGAGCGACACCAAGGTCGGTTTCGACGATGTGGCGGGCGTGGACGAGGCCAAGCAGGAACTTGAAGAGATCGTCGAGTTCCTGAAGGACCCCGAGCATTACGGCGGCCTGGGCGCGCGGATGCCCAAGGGCGTGCTTCTCGTCGGCCCGCCCGGCACCGGCAAGACGTTGCTGGCCAAGGCCGTTGCCGGCGAGGCGGGCGTGCCTTTCTACTCGATATCCGGCTCGGAATTCGTGGAGATGTTCGTGGGCGTCGGCGCCGCGCGGGTACGCGACCTCTTCGAGCAGGCGAGGAAGGCAGCGCCGGCCATCATTTTCGTGGACGAATTGGACGCGCTTGGCCGGTCCCGCGCCGCGGGCCAGCATCCCGGCGGGGGCCATGACGAACGCGAGCAGACGTTGAACCAGCTTCTGACCGAACTCGACGGTTTCGATCCGACCGAGGGCGTCGTTCTGCTGGCCGCAACGAACCGGCCCGAAATCCTCGACCCGGCGTTGCTGCGCGCGGGCCGTTTCGACCGGCAGGTGCTGGTGGACCGCCCCGACCGCGCCGGGCGGGTGCAGATTCTCGAAGTGCACATGAAGAAGATCAAGGTGGCCGATGGCGTCGACCCGGACCAGATCGCGGCGCTGACCACGGGGTTTTCCGGCGCGGACCTAGCAAACCTGGTGAACGAGGCCGCACTGATGGCGACACGGCGCCGGGCTACCCACGTCGAGATGCAGGATTTCACGCAAGCGGTAGAGCGCATCGTCGCCGGGCTGGAAAAGAAGAACCGTCGGCTGAATGAGAAGGAGCGCGAGATCGTCGCCCATCACGAGATGGGGCACGCCATCGTCGGCATGGCCCTGCCGGGCGTGGACGAAGTGCACAAGGTCTCCATCATCCCGCGCGGCATCGGCGCACTCGGCTACACGATCCAGCGGCCGACCGAGGACCGTTACCTGATGACCCGCGAGGAGCTGGAGAACAAGATCGCCGTCCTGCTGGGCGGCCGCGCGGCGGAAAAGATCATCTATGGCCACCTTTCGACCGGCGCCTCCGACGATCTCGCCCGCGCCACCGACATCGCGCGGTCGATGGTGGCGCGCTACGGCATGGACGACGAACTGGGCCACGTGGCCTACGACACCGAACGTGGCAATTTCCTGGGTCAGGGCGACCAGGGCTCGTGGCTGAATCGTCGCTACAGCGACGCCACTGCCGAACGCATGGATCAGGCGGTAAAGGACGTGATCGACAGCATTTTCGAGCGCACACTCGCGCTTCTGGACGAGAACCGCGCGTTGCTGGAAAGCTCTTCGGCCGAACTGCTGGAGCGCGAGACGCTGGAAGACGCGGATCTGAAGCGGATCGCCGACGGCGTCAAACAGCCGGCCGAGGCAGCGTGA
- a CDS encoding Hsp20/alpha crystallin family protein has product MLNYGLSQAQWDPFAELRQLQSQMNRMFEGGGRSQRASDGNWPPVNMWLGDESVVVTAEMPGVGKDDIDLTVRENTLIISGKRNPSTDDEDAAWHRRERPHGEFSRSVRLPLRVDPDKVEARAKNGVLEIEMGRPDAERPRKIKVKAS; this is encoded by the coding sequence ATGCTGAACTACGGACTGTCCCAGGCGCAATGGGATCCCTTCGCGGAACTGCGCCAGCTTCAATCGCAGATGAACCGCATGTTCGAAGGCGGCGGGCGTAGCCAGCGTGCAAGCGATGGCAACTGGCCCCCGGTCAACATGTGGCTGGGCGACGAAAGCGTGGTCGTCACCGCCGAGATGCCCGGTGTGGGCAAGGACGACATCGACCTGACGGTGCGCGAGAACACCCTGATCATTTCGGGCAAGCGCAATCCGTCCACCGATGACGAAGATGCCGCATGGCATCGTCGCGAGCGCCCGCATGGCGAGTTCTCACGTTCCGTCCGCCTGCCGCTGCGCGTTGATCCCGACAAGGTCGAGGCACGCGCGAAGAACGGCGTGCTGGAGATCGAGATGGGCCGCCCCGATGCGGAACGGCCGCGCAAGATCAAGGTCAAGGCAAGCTGA
- a CDS encoding Hsp20/alpha crystallin family protein, whose product MANEMQKTGGDVARSEAEETRDTGPTFRPATDIFEKDDVVTLTIDMPGVVPDSVDVSVENRSLTVRGTIEAPVPEGYRRIYAEYAPGTFERAFSLPDTIDADKIDATHRDGVLTLTLKKSEAAKPKQIKVKAA is encoded by the coding sequence ATGGCAAACGAAATGCAGAAAACCGGCGGCGATGTGGCCCGGTCCGAAGCGGAAGAAACCCGCGATACCGGCCCGACTTTCCGTCCCGCCACGGACATCTTCGAGAAGGACGATGTGGTGACGCTGACCATCGACATGCCGGGCGTTGTCCCGGACAGCGTCGATGTCTCGGTCGAGAACCGCTCGCTCACGGTGCGGGGCACGATCGAGGCGCCCGTGCCCGAAGGCTATCGGCGCATCTATGCAGAATACGCGCCCGGCACCTTCGAGCGGGCCTTCAGCCTGCCCGACACCATCGACGCCGACAAGATCGACGCCACCCATCGTGACGGCGTCCTCACGCTCACCCTGAAGAAGAGCGAGGCCGCCAAGCCGAAACAGATCAAGGTCAAGGCCGCCTGA
- a CDS encoding Hsp20/alpha crystallin family protein, producing the protein MAFSDLIPWGRDRNQPSGRRNEDDNPLMSLQRDLNRVFEDFWSRFDSPFGSMATNGPRTDISETDEAMLVSVDLPGLDDKDVEVNVTDDMLTIRGEREEKAEKDGFTSQSRRSFHRMIPVPPGVDAEKAEAEFKRGVLTVTLPKTEEAKARVKRIDVKSG; encoded by the coding sequence ATGGCATTCAGCGATCTCATTCCCTGGGGCCGCGACCGCAACCAGCCGTCCGGCCGACGCAATGAAGACGACAACCCCTTGATGTCGCTCCAGCGCGACCTCAACCGCGTGTTCGAGGATTTCTGGAGCCGGTTCGACAGCCCATTCGGCAGCATGGCCACCAATGGGCCGCGCACCGACATCTCGGAAACCGACGAGGCGATGCTGGTCTCGGTCGATCTGCCCGGCCTCGACGACAAGGATGTCGAGGTGAACGTCACCGACGACATGCTTACGATCCGCGGCGAGCGCGAGGAGAAGGCCGAGAAGGATGGCTTCACCTCGCAGTCCCGGCGCAGCTTCCACCGGATGATCCCGGTGCCGCCGGGCGTGGACGCCGAAAAGGCCGAGGCGGAGTTCAAGCGCGGCGTGCTGACCGTGACCCTGCCCAAGACCGAGGAGGCCAAGGCGCGCGTCAAGCGGATCGACGTCAAGTCCGGCTGA